A genomic region of Brevibacillus sp. JNUCC-41 contains the following coding sequences:
- a CDS encoding NAD-dependent epimerase/dehydratase family protein, giving the protein MNILLLGGTRFLGRYLARAAIEKGHEVTLFNRGSDPYVFPEIEQLKGDRDGDLEMLKGRQWDAVIDTSGFIPRTVSKSCRLLNQVKHYTYISSISVYSDPTEPGIDENGEVHILNDDKAEEITRGTAGPIYGEYYGPLKSLSEKAAEKELPGKVLSIRAGQIVGPYDYTDRLPYWLKRIAEGGEILSPGRPGRPIQVIDARDLAQWIIQMIEKSMTGTYNAVGPDYTLTMGQLLEGCKKVTGSNADFTWVSEKFLDDNKVEPWGEMPLWIPEEFPFPGAKEPLNGFLAVDNNKAINNGLTFRPLSETLEEIWNWEKGRQESVVRKAGIHRQHESDLLGLWKQTIG; this is encoded by the coding sequence TTGAACATATTATTATTGGGCGGTACACGGTTTTTAGGCAGGTATTTAGCAAGAGCTGCGATAGAGAAAGGGCATGAAGTCACACTTTTTAATCGTGGAAGCGATCCTTATGTCTTTCCCGAAATAGAACAGTTAAAAGGGGACCGCGATGGAGATCTGGAAATGTTGAAAGGGAGACAGTGGGATGCAGTCATTGATACATCAGGATTTATCCCTCGAACTGTATCTAAATCTTGCAGACTGCTTAATCAAGTTAAACATTATACATATATTTCAAGCATCTCAGTTTATAGTGATCCAACCGAGCCAGGAATTGATGAAAATGGAGAGGTTCATATACTAAATGATGATAAAGCGGAAGAGATCACCCGCGGAACTGCTGGACCGATATACGGTGAATATTATGGACCGTTAAAATCATTAAGCGAAAAAGCAGCTGAAAAAGAACTGCCGGGGAAAGTTTTGTCCATTCGTGCGGGGCAAATAGTGGGTCCATATGATTACACTGACCGATTGCCGTACTGGCTTAAAAGAATAGCGGAAGGGGGAGAAATTTTATCTCCTGGACGCCCTGGACGTCCAATCCAAGTCATCGATGCAAGGGACTTGGCTCAATGGATCATCCAAATGATAGAAAAAAGTATGACAGGTACATATAATGCCGTTGGACCGGATTATACACTAACTATGGGGCAATTACTTGAAGGCTGCAAAAAGGTAACAGGAAGTAATGCTGACTTTACATGGGTATCTGAAAAGTTTTTGGATGACAATAAAGTGGAGCCGTGGGGAGAGATGCCTTTATGGATACCAGAAGAATTCCCTTTTCCGGGAGCTAAGGAACCTCTGAATGGTTTTTTGGCTGTCGATAACAATAAAGCCATCAATAATGGACTAACATTCCGTCCCCTATCAGAAACCCTCGAAGAAATATGGAATTGGGAAAAGGGACGTCAGGAATCTGTTGTTAGAAAAGCAGGTATCCACAGACAACATGAAAGTGATCTCCTTGGATTATGGAAACAGACAATAGGTTAG
- a CDS encoding MetQ/NlpA family ABC transporter substrate-binding protein: protein MKKIASLLSVCALALGLAACGSDDASPKTEDKKELKIGATTGPYADMVKEAIKPGLEDLGYNVEIVEFTDYIQPNKSLGNHSIDANLFQHKVYMDNFAKENDLELSDLIIVPTAPMGIYSNKYKSLKEIKDGTSLAVPNDPVNLARALKVLVDEGLIEVDPDVDPLKISEKDVTKNPKNIQLKPLESAQLPRATDSVDLSAVPGNFALAAKMDLQDALVLEKMPDMYRNVVTVNTKDVDSQFAKDIKSVVESDQFEKVIDDKFAGFGKPDWMN, encoded by the coding sequence ATGAAGAAAATAGCTTCGTTATTATCAGTCTGTGCACTTGCCCTTGGCTTGGCAGCATGCGGGAGTGATGATGCATCCCCAAAAACTGAAGACAAAAAAGAATTGAAGATCGGGGCGACTACCGGGCCCTATGCCGATATGGTTAAAGAGGCCATCAAACCAGGACTGGAAGATCTCGGTTACAATGTAGAAATCGTCGAATTCACCGACTATATCCAGCCGAATAAGTCCCTTGGCAACCATTCGATCGATGCCAACCTCTTCCAGCATAAGGTGTACATGGATAACTTCGCTAAAGAAAATGATTTAGAGCTTTCCGACCTTATCATAGTTCCAACAGCACCAATGGGCATATATTCGAACAAGTATAAATCATTGAAAGAAATTAAAGACGGTACATCCCTTGCAGTGCCCAATGATCCGGTTAACCTCGCACGTGCACTTAAAGTGCTGGTGGATGAAGGGTTGATTGAAGTCGATCCAGATGTCGACCCTTTAAAAATATCTGAAAAGGATGTAACCAAAAATCCAAAAAACATCCAACTCAAACCATTGGAATCCGCTCAATTGCCCCGGGCAACAGACAGTGTTGACCTATCAGCGGTCCCTGGCAACTTCGCTCTTGCAGCGAAAATGGACCTCCAGGATGCCCTTGTTTTAGAAAAAATGCCGGATATGTATCGAAACGTTGTTACAGTGAATACAAAAGATGTAGACTCCCAATTTGCAAAGGATATTAAATCAGTAGTGGAATCCGACCAGTTCGAAAAAGTCATCGATGACAAATTTGCCGGGTTCGGAAAACCAGACTGGATGAATTGA
- a CDS encoding methionine ABC transporter permease, translated as MSLLDSIVNILPDLNKAFLETIYMVGVSLAVALLIGLPLGVLLFTTTRNLFFENSIVNRFLGFAVNIVRSIPFIILLVALLPLTDLLTGSTIGPRAASVSLSVSAIPFFARIVETALREIDRGVIEAAIAVGATPWMIIKDVLLPEAKPGIIQGLTLTTISLIGYSAMAGTIGGGGIGDLAIRYGYYRYDNTVMITTIVVLICLVQIIQMVGDKASYIVNKR; from the coding sequence ATGTCACTGCTTGATTCCATCGTCAATATTTTACCTGATCTTAATAAAGCCTTTCTTGAAACGATTTATATGGTCGGTGTTTCCCTTGCAGTAGCCCTGTTAATCGGTTTACCGCTTGGAGTATTGCTGTTTACAACAACAAGGAATTTATTTTTTGAAAATAGTATCGTGAATCGATTTCTAGGATTCGCAGTCAATATTGTCCGTTCAATCCCTTTCATCATTCTCTTGGTCGCCCTCCTTCCTTTAACGGATCTTCTAACTGGATCGACAATAGGGCCGAGAGCGGCTTCTGTATCCCTGTCGGTGTCCGCAATACCTTTTTTTGCAAGAATCGTTGAAACGGCATTACGTGAAATAGACAGAGGAGTGATTGAAGCTGCAATTGCCGTAGGAGCCACTCCATGGATGATCATTAAGGATGTACTTCTTCCAGAGGCAAAACCGGGTATCATTCAAGGACTGACATTAACGACCATTTCGCTTATCGGTTACTCAGCGATGGCAGGGACAATCGGCGGGGGCGGAATTGGCGACCTGGCCATCCGGTACGGTTATTACCGTTATGACAACACAGTCATGATCACGACGATCGTCGTGTTGATCTGCCTTGTACAAATCATTCAAATGGTTGGTGACAAGGCCTCATACATAGTTAACAAACGATAG
- a CDS encoding methionine ABC transporter ATP-binding protein, producing MIEIRSVRKEYVSKKNRVIGVDNVSLTIQTGEVYGIVGYSGAGKSSLLRCLNLLERPTGGNIIIDGIDLTSLSSKELRKQRQKIGMIFQHFSLVSSKTVYENVAFALKAAHRSKDAIRLRVLELLEIVGLSDKKDVYPAQLSGGQKQRVGIARALANDPTVLLCDEATSALDPTTTKAILQLLKKISSKLGITIVLITHEMEVVKELCHRVAVMQDGRVIEESPVYEIFSQPKQELTKQFISSVLDFALPPHLIDESKGTIIKIQFEGQTAGESILSDALQSHSVKGNILHGKIEYIQDVPLGILIIELIGDAAQVHSALQYIKNRSSSVEVLKHVTA from the coding sequence ATGATTGAAATCCGTTCAGTCCGAAAGGAATACGTCTCGAAGAAAAACCGAGTTATCGGAGTGGATAACGTATCTTTAACCATTCAAACTGGCGAAGTGTATGGAATTGTCGGCTACAGTGGAGCTGGAAAAAGCTCATTACTCCGCTGCTTGAATTTGCTTGAACGTCCGACAGGTGGAAATATCATCATCGACGGCATTGATTTAACCTCTTTATCAAGTAAAGAACTTCGTAAACAACGGCAAAAAATCGGAATGATATTCCAACACTTTTCACTGGTCAGTTCAAAAACCGTTTATGAAAATGTCGCTTTCGCCTTAAAGGCCGCGCATCGGTCGAAGGATGCCATCAGGTTACGTGTATTGGAATTGTTGGAAATCGTAGGGCTCAGCGATAAGAAAGATGTCTATCCGGCGCAGCTTAGCGGTGGACAGAAGCAACGGGTAGGCATAGCCCGTGCCTTAGCAAATGACCCCACTGTTCTATTATGTGATGAAGCGACTTCAGCACTTGATCCAACAACTACAAAAGCGATTTTACAATTATTGAAAAAGATAAGCAGTAAGCTTGGCATCACCATCGTGTTGATTACACATGAAATGGAAGTGGTCAAAGAGCTATGCCACCGTGTCGCCGTCATGCAGGATGGCCGTGTAATTGAAGAAAGTCCCGTTTATGAAATATTTTCACAGCCTAAGCAGGAGTTAACGAAGCAATTCATTAGCAGTGTTCTGGATTTCGCACTCCCTCCGCACTTGATTGATGAAAGTAAAGGTACGATCATTAAAATTCAATTCGAAGGGCAAACCGCTGGTGAGTCGATCCTTTCGGATGCTCTCCAATCCCATTCAGTAAAGGGGAATATTTTACACGGTAAAATTGAGTATATCCAGGATGTCCCTTTAGGCATTTTAATCATCGAGTTAATAGGCGATGCCGCTCAAGTTCATTCGGCATTGCAATATATAAAAAATCGTTCCAGTTCTGTGGAGGTGCTAAAACATGTCACTGCTTGA
- a CDS encoding MBL fold metallo-hydrolase, with protein sequence MLEINTINDVVCVNGTPGGNKSGMSVYVFLTDGLLIDTGAQILLEELIPFYESADFDSVVLTHYHEDHTGGAAWIQENKKVPLFIHPMSVEVCAKDAVYPEYRKIFWGKRDAFKAESVGKAIHSRTQTWEPIFTPGHAKDHMVYLNHSNGMLFSGDLFVTPKTKLVLREESVPVIIDSIKRLLQYDFGEVFCCHAGHVPDGKDMFRKKLDYLENLQGEILRLHSQGLTVHEIQQAVLPNRYPLIEISGHEWDSEHIITSILKENILNVRDNGTI encoded by the coding sequence ATGTTAGAGATTAACACGATAAATGATGTGGTTTGTGTGAACGGGACTCCTGGCGGGAACAAATCCGGGATGAGTGTTTATGTCTTTTTAACGGATGGTCTATTGATAGATACTGGCGCACAGATTTTATTGGAAGAGCTCATTCCATTCTATGAGTCCGCAGACTTCGACTCAGTGGTCCTGACTCACTATCATGAAGACCATACCGGGGGCGCTGCATGGATACAGGAAAATAAAAAGGTCCCGCTTTTCATTCATCCGATGTCGGTTGAGGTTTGTGCAAAGGATGCCGTATATCCTGAATATCGTAAAATTTTCTGGGGAAAGAGAGACGCCTTTAAAGCTGAGTCGGTAGGGAAGGCCATTCATTCACGCACCCAAACGTGGGAGCCCATTTTTACCCCTGGTCATGCAAAGGACCATATGGTGTATTTGAATCACAGTAATGGCATGCTCTTTTCAGGAGACCTTTTCGTAACACCAAAAACAAAGCTTGTCTTACGGGAAGAGTCTGTCCCGGTCATCATCGATTCCATTAAAAGGTTACTTCAATATGACTTCGGGGAAGTGTTTTGCTGCCATGCTGGACATGTCCCTGATGGGAAGGACATGTTTCGGAAAAAGCTCGATTATTTGGAAAACCTACAAGGTGAAATTTTACGCTTGCATTCTCAAGGGCTGACCGTTCATGAAATCCAGCAGGCCGTTTTACCGAATCGCTATCCCCTTATCGAGATATCTGGGCATGAATGGGATTCAGAGCATATCATTACATCGATATTAAAAGAAAATATTTTAAATGTAAGGGACAATGGAACTATTTGA
- a CDS encoding YheE family protein has protein sequence MITHFQWSPLHKNLPGWRISFYFNKKAVQALYHKDGSIEWTANPPSETDETKLKSMVHDLMIFHVYE, from the coding sequence ATGATCACTCATTTTCAATGGTCACCATTGCATAAAAATCTGCCGGGATGGAGAATTTCCTTTTATTTCAACAAGAAGGCAGTCCAAGCCTTGTATCATAAAGATGGCTCCATCGAGTGGACAGCCAACCCGCCTTCCGAAACAGATGAAACCAAACTCAAAAGCATGGTACATGATTTAATGATCTTCCATGTATATGAATGA
- a CDS encoding YheC/YheD family protein, producing the protein MNIFYDSPTENWYHNHENAELFAGPAKKEISYKKDHSNQPLIPITIYPGNRILAVGILTVSNPKKESGLGGNLTLFRDLSLYLLKHGILAYVFTGNALHPDSLRGYVFSSISNKWIECKVPFPDIVYNRIPSRSYEASEEFQHLITHFKDSRMHLFNPCFIDKYVMFEALNEDGFLTKHLPPTTVLRNSDCLYSFLETYRHIYLKPCKGSQGKGIYTIIKNDDGTLLFNSLKHSESFPDFASFWKTKKRDLLKRSYLAQQAIRPKKLFGHRYDYRILVHYEKGFYKVTGKAVRMSQTQEITTHTPRGGKLFPYQDLQSRSLNQKLANIAQKCGEILSKKIGFLGEFSIDIGEDESGSLFIYEVNSKPMQFDEVEIETNRLLHLKNLFIELTFPNLTIK; encoded by the coding sequence ATGAACATTTTTTACGATAGCCCCACTGAAAATTGGTACCACAATCATGAGAATGCTGAACTTTTCGCCGGCCCTGCCAAAAAGGAAATCAGCTATAAAAAGGACCATTCGAATCAACCCCTAATTCCAATCACGATATATCCCGGTAACCGGATTCTCGCCGTCGGAATTTTAACTGTTTCCAATCCCAAAAAGGAATCAGGTTTGGGTGGAAACCTGACCCTTTTTCGGGACCTATCATTATATTTATTAAAACATGGAATATTGGCGTATGTATTCACAGGAAATGCCCTTCATCCCGATTCGTTGAGAGGGTATGTTTTTTCCTCCATTTCAAACAAGTGGATCGAATGTAAAGTACCCTTCCCTGACATCGTCTATAACCGTATCCCTTCGAGGAGCTATGAGGCGTCAGAGGAATTCCAACATCTTATCACACACTTTAAAGATTCCCGAATGCATCTATTCAACCCCTGTTTTATAGATAAATATGTAATGTTCGAAGCATTAAATGAAGATGGATTCCTCACCAAACACCTTCCGCCCACAACGGTCTTACGAAACAGCGATTGCCTTTATTCATTCCTGGAGACCTACAGGCATATATACCTTAAACCCTGCAAAGGAAGCCAAGGGAAAGGCATTTATACCATAATCAAAAATGATGATGGTACACTATTGTTCAATAGCTTGAAGCATAGTGAGTCCTTCCCGGATTTCGCATCATTCTGGAAAACAAAAAAAAGGGATTTATTAAAAAGGAGCTATCTTGCTCAACAGGCGATCAGACCAAAAAAACTTTTTGGACATCGTTATGATTACCGGATTCTCGTCCATTATGAAAAAGGTTTTTATAAAGTGACCGGCAAAGCGGTAAGGATGTCACAAACTCAGGAAATCACCACCCACACTCCCCGAGGGGGTAAGCTTTTCCCTTATCAAGACCTGCAATCAAGAAGCCTGAATCAAAAATTAGCGAATATCGCCCAAAAATGCGGAGAGATACTTTCGAAAAAAATCGGGTTTCTCGGAGAGTTTTCCATTGATATAGGGGAAGACGAATCGGGTTCGCTCTTCATATATGAAGTGAACTCAAAGCCCATGCAATTCGATGAAGTGGAAATTGAAACAAACAGGCTTTTGCATTTAAAAAATCTTTTCATTGAATTAACTTTTCCCAACCTGACAATAAAATAA
- a CDS encoding YheC/YheD family protein produces MRKTYPAEIAAIPGNVLYYPSELGDLAEIELIYFGRHSCPAIVKQNPAVNQSIVLSESLAESLLFDHTDIPLHLFIYGKSIYIGPLVGIFSSGFTGVSNKPLGERSEFFAKLLSLSRTTGCIPFVFGENVINWDEETIKGYVFANDHWHINEFPFPNVIYDRLPNRMTENRDGPKEVKRKFQKKYTIPWYNPGFFNKWDVNERLCADERALPYLPETYPFQSMSVVETLLSHYRQVYIKPIHGSLGLGIHQILYDKHEDVYYCRYTNEAKENKLQKFPTLESIVKHIFHDRPLENLIVQQGIPLIRFEKRPVDFRVHTNKDSNGKWQVTAIAAKIAGAGSVTTHIKSGGVIKTVAELFGDDDEAKEVERKLSEAALILSDSIEKNLDGIIAEIGFDFGLDKKGQVWMFEANSKPGRSIFAHPKLKDFELLTRKLSLDYAIYLTEQTITKSISVPR; encoded by the coding sequence GTGAGAAAGACTTATCCTGCCGAAATTGCTGCTATCCCTGGCAATGTTCTCTACTATCCTTCAGAGCTTGGAGATTTGGCAGAGATTGAATTAATTTATTTCGGACGGCATTCATGTCCTGCCATCGTCAAACAAAACCCAGCCGTCAATCAGTCAATCGTATTATCGGAAAGCCTTGCGGAATCCCTACTATTCGATCATACCGATATTCCCCTACATTTATTCATTTACGGCAAGAGCATCTATATCGGACCGCTTGTCGGAATATTTTCCTCAGGGTTCACTGGCGTTTCAAACAAACCATTAGGGGAGAGATCGGAATTTTTCGCAAAACTCCTTTCGCTTAGCAGGACCACCGGCTGTATCCCCTTTGTTTTTGGAGAGAATGTAATCAATTGGGATGAGGAGACAATCAAAGGCTATGTGTTTGCTAACGATCACTGGCACATAAATGAATTTCCTTTCCCTAATGTCATCTATGACCGTCTCCCAAATCGGATGACGGAAAACCGGGATGGACCTAAAGAAGTGAAGCGGAAATTCCAAAAAAAATATACAATACCATGGTATAATCCTGGATTTTTCAATAAATGGGATGTAAATGAAAGGCTATGCGCAGATGAGCGGGCACTGCCTTATTTGCCGGAAACATATCCATTTCAATCCATGTCCGTGGTGGAAACCCTTCTTTCCCATTACCGGCAAGTTTATATAAAGCCCATTCACGGCAGCCTCGGTCTAGGGATTCACCAAATTCTTTATGATAAGCATGAGGATGTTTACTATTGTCGCTATACAAATGAAGCAAAAGAAAATAAACTGCAAAAATTCCCTACATTGGAATCCATCGTTAAACATATTTTTCACGACCGACCGCTTGAAAACCTTATTGTACAGCAGGGCATCCCATTAATTCGATTTGAAAAACGTCCAGTGGATTTCCGGGTCCATACGAACAAGGACAGTAATGGAAAATGGCAGGTAACCGCGATTGCCGCAAAAATCGCCGGTGCCGGCAGCGTCACTACCCATATTAAAAGCGGGGGTGTCATCAAAACGGTTGCCGAACTGTTTGGAGATGACGATGAGGCGAAAGAAGTCGAACGAAAGCTATCGGAAGCCGCGCTGATTTTAAGTGACAGTATTGAAAAGAACTTGGACGGCATCATTGCAGAAATAGGATTTGATTTTGGATTGGATAAAAAAGGGCAGGTTTGGATGTTTGAAGCCAATTCCAAACCTGGACGTTCCATATTCGCCCATCCAAAACTCAAGGATTTCGAATTGCTGACCAGAAAGCTAAGCCTTGATTATGCCATTTATCTTACGGAACAGACGATTACGAAATCAATCAGTGTACCGCGATGA
- a CDS encoding YheC/YheD family protein, with protein sequence MLIGLMAASDTHENNYFTEIAKTAKSFNMKVCKFSPENIDMDLKKVRGERFDAENETWIATSFDLPDFVYDRCFHGLVRESTETRNKINWLKDNSNFLGLGLPGKWEVYQILKKHPHLQAFFPETVQVTTPEDITGHLERLDKIIIKPEFGAGGTGIYLLTKTEDGTLVSMTKKGTKYDRPFSSKSQLNKWLQHLLNRYRYLCQPYLELCNQNNEPFDLRIFLQKNEKNQWMERGRGIRTGQKDGITSNLATGGEAISLETFNKRNPETISIAVEQKIQHILRTLPVETEAVFERLFELGIDLGIDKKGQLWIMDINSKPGRKIIQALQPETMKDIHRAPFQYSQYLAEHLQKAGE encoded by the coding sequence GTGTTAATAGGATTAATGGCCGCGTCGGATACACATGAAAACAACTACTTCACCGAAATAGCCAAAACCGCTAAATCATTTAATATGAAAGTTTGTAAATTCTCACCTGAAAATATTGATATGGATCTTAAAAAAGTGCGTGGCGAGCGTTTTGATGCCGAGAATGAAACTTGGATCGCCACATCTTTTGATTTACCTGATTTTGTATATGATCGCTGTTTTCACGGATTAGTCCGTGAGTCAACGGAAACGCGAAACAAAATCAATTGGTTAAAAGATAACTCGAATTTCTTAGGGCTGGGCCTTCCTGGTAAGTGGGAAGTGTACCAAATCCTAAAAAAACATCCACACCTGCAGGCATTTTTTCCAGAGACCGTACAAGTGACGACGCCTGAAGATATTACCGGTCATTTAGAACGCCTGGATAAAATCATCATCAAGCCTGAGTTCGGTGCAGGCGGTACAGGAATCTATCTCCTAACAAAAACCGAAGACGGCACTTTGGTATCCATGACGAAAAAGGGCACCAAATATGACCGCCCATTCTCCTCCAAATCTCAGCTTAACAAATGGCTGCAGCATTTATTAAATCGATACCGCTACCTTTGCCAGCCATATTTAGAACTTTGCAACCAAAATAATGAGCCATTCGATTTACGGATTTTCCTTCAAAAAAACGAGAAGAATCAATGGATGGAACGAGGCCGCGGAATTCGCACGGGACAAAAAGACGGAATTACTTCAAATCTTGCCACAGGCGGTGAAGCCATTTCATTAGAGACTTTCAACAAAAGAAACCCGGAAACGATTTCGATTGCTGTCGAACAAAAGATTCAGCATATCCTTCGCACGCTGCCCGTAGAAACCGAAGCTGTCTTTGAAAGATTATTCGAATTGGGGATTGATTTAGGCATCGATAAAAAAGGCCAATTATGGATCATGGACATCAACTCCAAGCCCGGAAGGAAAATCATTCAGGCACTACAGCCGGAGACCATGAAGGATATCCATCGCGCACCGTTTCAATATAGCCAGTATTTAGCCGAACATCTTCAGAAAGCAGGTGAATAG
- a CDS encoding YheC/YheD family protein translates to MNLNHQKVFITVNSAETRKKALLFIEEKLFEEWGLQFGESLTIMAGCRSVPVLVQPFPSSQPTLKLSYDMNQILSLPVFSDPISVSYHVEGRSIKIGPFFASLMNQTPLQDGTFGEMEKFYQEMKSYCNQQGIPFYLVKLQSLQDGVVEGYLPGQNGWQTFTLPIPDVFYNRIHSRKLEESHSFKLFKTELEERSIPMFNGRFLSKHHVHELLILEDELLPNLPETILFNEKETFLSFIERNSVIYFKPSAGSQGRNICRLTQVAGKWKIEQSGHLQNVHFADTDENLYETLKRFSRRRSFILQKGISLFEIDQRKVDFRILLHRNDQLEWKVSSMVARIGDPGTIVSNLAQGGLMKNGPDFLKEAFDLQDASRIYQKLIRLAKNTAQALVENHDDSFGELGIDLALDTDTHPWIIEVNSKPSKKFQGSYETFRPSVKSIIDFMLALNREDHP, encoded by the coding sequence ATGAACCTTAACCATCAGAAAGTTTTCATTACGGTAAATTCCGCAGAAACTAGAAAGAAGGCGCTACTGTTTATCGAAGAAAAACTATTTGAGGAATGGGGCCTTCAATTTGGAGAATCCTTAACGATCATGGCTGGATGCCGTTCCGTCCCTGTACTTGTCCAGCCATTCCCGTCATCCCAGCCTACATTGAAACTTTCATATGATATGAACCAGATTTTATCCTTACCCGTTTTTTCCGATCCAATCTCCGTCTCATACCATGTGGAAGGAAGGTCAATAAAAATAGGCCCATTCTTCGCTTCACTCATGAACCAGACCCCGTTGCAAGACGGGACATTCGGCGAGATGGAAAAATTTTATCAGGAAATGAAATCATATTGTAATCAGCAGGGCATCCCCTTCTATTTAGTAAAACTGCAGTCTCTTCAAGATGGAGTTGTGGAAGGCTACCTGCCTGGGCAAAATGGCTGGCAAACCTTTACCCTCCCCATTCCTGATGTATTTTATAACCGGATACACTCACGTAAACTTGAGGAATCGCATTCTTTCAAGCTGTTTAAAACTGAACTGGAGGAACGGTCGATACCGATGTTCAATGGAAGGTTCCTCTCCAAACATCATGTACATGAGCTGCTAATCTTAGAAGATGAGCTGTTGCCAAATTTGCCCGAGACGATCCTTTTTAACGAAAAGGAAACTTTCTTGTCTTTTATAGAAAGGAATTCGGTAATCTACTTTAAACCTTCAGCAGGAAGCCAAGGCAGGAATATTTGCAGATTAACGCAAGTAGCTGGAAAATGGAAAATCGAGCAATCCGGACATCTCCAGAATGTACATTTTGCTGATACGGATGAAAATTTGTATGAAACGTTAAAAAGATTTTCAAGAAGACGATCCTTCATTCTTCAAAAAGGGATTTCCCTTTTCGAAATCGATCAGAGAAAAGTTGATTTCCGTATTCTTCTTCACCGGAATGATCAGCTTGAATGGAAAGTTTCATCAATGGTTGCCCGGATTGGGGACCCTGGTACAATCGTTTCCAATCTTGCACAAGGCGGATTGATGAAAAATGGGCCGGACTTTCTAAAGGAAGCATTTGATCTTCAGGACGCCAGCCGCATATATCAAAAGCTCATTCGGCTGGCTAAAAATACTGCCCAGGCCTTGGTCGAAAACCATGACGATTCATTCGGTGAGCTAGGGATCGATTTAGCACTGGATACTGATACACATCCATGGATCATCGAAGTGAATTCAAAACCTTCGAAAAAATTTCAAGGCAGCTATGAAACCTTTCGTCCATCAGTAAAATCCATCATAGATTTCATGCTTGCCCTTAACCGCGAAGACCATCCATAA